From the genome of Vicia villosa cultivar HV-30 ecotype Madison, WI linkage group LG2, Vvil1.0, whole genome shotgun sequence, one region includes:
- the LOC131649314 gene encoding uncharacterized protein LOC131649314, protein MLEREMMDLFTNTLEGQYYSACSASSSFAELVMIGERIESGIKAGRIQNPSDASSSSGAGGKKPYSGFAKKREGETSAAYYGGGRNQAHQQVAVVTIPNAPFQHQQQGYQPRQYQQRPKMPERVFDPIPMTYAQVLPYLLDLKLVQLRTLATPAKLPSNWDANARCEFHSGAPGHNIENCKALKNLVQNLLDSKAIEFTPTQGPNVVQNPMPPHGTHAANAIEVVEDAHLVKDVTELGSLLPLLKIELLRMGLYSDCGEFCTDCTTISSVCDKIPIPARAPPLVITLPGPVPYTSERAIPWNYGGEVFYQGAKYEVKAPVEKEDVDNVVGIGRMTRSGRIFNPLQNTRDDNAEALAQAKGKKVVEDTVDQGQNSNSEDTVAKEMEEFLKIIKKSEYKVVDQLSQTQSKISILQLLLYSETHRIALLRLLSTAFVPPEISVNQLEGVVSNINAGNGLGFTDADLPSEGRNHNRALHISVECKGTMLSRVLVDNGSSLNVLPKSSLMRLDYSGVEIRPSELTVRAFDGSKRSVFGEVDLPIMIGPQLFTITFFVMDIHPSYSCLLGRPWIHAAGAVTST, encoded by the exons ATGTTGGAAAGAGAGATGATGGACCTGTTCACCAACACTCTGGAGGGCCAATACTACTCCGCCTGCTCTGCATCCTCGAGTTTCGCCGAGTTGGTTATGATCGGTGAACGAATTGAAAGTGGGATTAAGGCTGGCAGAATACAGAATCCCAGTGATGCTAGTTCCTCCTCTGGGGCTGGTGGAAAGAAGCCATACAGTGGGTTTGCCAAGAAAAGGGAAGGAGAGACTAGTGCTGCTTACTATGGTGGAGGCAGAAATCAGGCTCATCAACAAGTAGCCGTTGTGACTATACCAAATGCTCCCTTCCAACATCAACAACAAGGGTATCAGCCACGTCAGTATCAACAACGGCCGAAAATGCCAGAAAGGGTTTTCGATCCGATCCCGATGACATATGCTCAAGTATTGCCATATCTCCTCGATTTGAAGTTAGTACAATTGAGAACTCTAGCCACTCCTGCTAAGTTGCCCTCTAATTGGGATGCCAACGCAAGATGCGAGTTCCACTCTGGGGCACCTGGGCACAATATTGAAAATTGTAAGGCATTGAAAAATCTGGTTCAAAATCTTCTCGACTCTAAGGCCATTGAGTTTACTCCTACTCAAGGACCTAATGTTGTTCAAAATCCCATGCCTCCCCATGGAACTCATGCTGCAAATGCCATCGAGGTTGTTGAAGACGCTCACCTGGTCAAAGATGTGACCGAATTGGGCTCTCTGTTGCCATTATTGAAGATAGAACTATTAAGGATGGGTCTATACTCTGATTGTGGAGAGTTCTGTACCGATTGCACGACCATTTCTTCAGTTTGTGACAAG ATTCCAATTCCTGCCAGGGCACCTCCTTTGGTTATTACACTTCCTGGCCCCGTCCCGTATACTAGTGAAAGAGCAATCCCATGGAATTATGGGGGAGAAGTTTTCTACCAAGGGGCCAAGTATGAGGTCAAAGCGCCGGTGGAGAAAGAGGATGTTGATAATGTTGTGGGCATTGGAAGAATGACGAGAAGTGGTCGTATTTTCAATCCTCTCCAGAATACTCGCGATGACAACGCAGAAGCTCTAGCTCAAGCAAAAGGGAAAAAAGTGGTAGAAGATACAGTGGATCAGGGGCAAAACTCTAATTCAGAAGATACTGTGGccaaagagatggaagagttcctaaAGATCATCAAGAAAAGTGAGTATAAAGTGGTTGACCAGTTGAGTCAAACTCAATCAAAGATTTCGATCTTGCAGTTGCTCTTGTATTCAGAAACACATCGAATTGCTTTGCTAAGACTTTTAAGTACTGCTTTCGTCCCTCCAGAGATCTCAGTGAATCAACTTGAAGGGGTGGTGTCAAACATCAATGCTGGTAATGGATTGGGATTCACCGATGCAGATTTGCCTTCCGAAGGTAGAAACCACAATAGAGCCTTGCATATATCAGTGGAGTGTAAAGGGACTATGTTATCACGTGTTCTCGTGGATAATGGATCTTCTTTGAATGTGTTGCCGAAGTCGTCCTTGATGAGGCTAGATTATTCTGGTGTTGAGATAAGGCCGAGTGAATTGACGGTGAGGGCCTTTGATGGGTCAAAGAGATCAGTATTTGGGGAGGTTGACTTGCCGATAATGATAGGCCCTCAACTCTTCACTATTACTTTCTTTGTGATGGATATCCACCCTTCTTACAGTTGTCTCCTGGGACGtccatggatccatgctgctggggccgtgACTTCCACATAG